The Prevotella melaninogenica nucleotide sequence CCTGTAGGTTATGAACCTACTTTTTATGCATGCTTTTTCCCTTATTTATAGATGGTTTACTTGAAATTATGTAATGATTTTTCAGAACCTTATCTGCGATTTTTGATGTATCAAAATAAAAAGGTTTTCTGTGTCGAAGGATAATAATAAAATAGGAAGATGAGCGTCTTGGTCATATCTTAATTTAATGAATAACCTCCCATCTTCCGTTAAAGCTATACGACATGTAGACACAAATTTAACGGAAACACCATTCCTTCGAGTATATAAAAAAGAAATGTAGTAAGTGATAGAGACTTTTTCATACCCCTAAAACTTACTACATTTTATTTCTTTTATCGATTACTCAAAGTTCAGTTCACCAAAGAAAGTGGGACAATGGAAGTCGGGAGAAGGCAAGGCAATGGGATTCCAAGAGAGGAAATGAGGCTGCGATGTCTTGTCACCACACTTATAGAAATTGGCTCTTATCGTCTTTCCTGAGAGATTCTCTAACGTGTGACGGAAGTAAGAACTAACAGGAACAACGAGAGCGAGTTCCCATGCCTGTCGTCCCTCTCTCATCTCGAAAGGCTCACGCCCCAAAGATGCCCAACGATCAATCTGCTCTAAGGCAGCTGCAGGGGCATGAGTACGATTCTCTCGTCCCTGTCCATTGCACAGCAATATCGTACCGATACAGTTGCTTTCAAGGTTGTAATAACCTCCTTCTTCATCAGGGCTGCAGAAAAACTCACAGCAGGAGTCTTGCCAAACAGGACCTAAATCAGTGCCTGCCTCAGCACGCACACAGTCTTCCTCTACCCGATAATGCAACAGAATGGCATCACCTTTATGGGCAATGGCAAACTCTACACTTGGACAATAAGGATATTCTGCTGCCCAATCGACGGTATCTATCTTATTGTAAGATACACCATTATCCTTGAAAAGAGCAGGAATGTCAACAGCTTTCACCTGCTGACACTCCAAACGTTTTACTTCGAGTTGTTTCATTGTTTCAAAGTCTTCTTCACAAAGTCAGCCATCATCTGGTCATGACAACGTACGTCACGATAGAGTAAGAGCTGATTGCGTGAGCGAACGAGGTTGTGCTCAGCATACTTTGTCTTGTAATATACATCTCCGTTGATGTAATCAGTAAAGAAACGAACACACTGCATATATGGGAAGAGTGCCACAGCGTATGGCAGATGGCTGGTCTCTACTGGTGTAAGGAAATTGCTTGCAGTACTGAGATAACCCTCTGTGAACGAACAGAATATATCCTCTTTCAATCCAACAGCATCGTAGTTATCGCTATCCTCAGCCACATGATTAGCACCAGTGCGCAAGAAGTCGCCATAATCA carries:
- a CDS encoding carbohydrate-binding family 9-like protein, translating into MKQLEVKRLECQQVKAVDIPALFKDNGVSYNKIDTVDWAAEYPYCPSVEFAIAHKGDAILLHYRVEEDCVRAEAGTDLGPVWQDSCCEFFCSPDEEGGYYNLESNCIGTILLCNGQGRENRTHAPAAALEQIDRWASLGREPFEMREGRQAWELALVVPVSSYFRHTLENLSGKTIRANFYKCGDKTSQPHFLSWNPIALPSPDFHCPTFFGELNFE